DNA sequence from the Myxocyprinus asiaticus isolate MX2 ecotype Aquarium Trade chromosome 3, UBuf_Myxa_2, whole genome shotgun sequence genome:
aatatagagtctggggcaaagtaaaatttgagtgcccaaaacatcacacatacaactctgaactttcaaccaaaattcttggatcttaacacacccccaaaagacatgggttgtgtctccatcttctgattggcatgcCAGCAGACCCAGCCTATACAatgtagagggggtccaatagaatctatgtaaaatcttgaattgcataaggcgaaccattgcatctctagatgcagatttgacatttttcctagctcacactccctcctccaatcccaaatttaaatctttctcccataatctcttgagagaagttgaagctccgtcccccagactctgaattagcagggagtaatacactgatgcctcatgaccttttccaaaagcagtaatcacctctcccagagtatctgctgctttaggggagggtgtgctactcccaaaaacaatacagagcaggtggtgcagtgtaaatacctaaagaactgagagcTGGGAATCCCAAAacattgaaccaaattttcaaaggatctcaacactccactctcatataggtcaccgggtgtagtaaccccccacacaatccactctgaccagcagaaaggggacttattaacacataatttagggttaagccatatgcttgaggcaatatttaaataaatgtcagaattaaacactctggacacttttgtccataccgagtgcaaatgcgagataacggggtgtaacttaacttctacgattagtttgataaaaaaggctttgcaatggcaaaataggggcaagaacttcctgttcaatacaaaaccagggaggggctctttcaagtggaagcgaccagtgaggcaaatgtctgagaccgaatgcataataataaaaaaaaaatcttgggtaggcctagcacaACTTTTGTCAATTggcttatgtaacttattaaaatgtaatctgggatgtttaccattccaaatgaaggacttcactatgccatcaaattgcttgaaataagagagggagacatctacagggagagattgtaacaggtaaattaattttggaaaacaattcattttaataacattaaccttcccaatcatagacaaatgtaatgaagcccacctgcccacatcgctcgaaaaccttttttattaagggttcaaaatgaactctaactaaatcagacaaattttttgggaataaaatccccaaatacttaatgccttgtttgggatactggaaggcacccagctggaaagccgttactgggcagtacactgtcagagccaaagcttcgatttagaccaattgactctgtatcccgagaacttaatAATTCTATAGCGGCAAGGCATAGAtataatggggtcagagacaaataataaaatataatctacgtaaaacaaaattttatgcgcaaccctgctgggtgcctttatccagagtaaaataatctgaaattaatccatttgtttgtaccgccattaccgggtgtctataaagtaacttaatccatccaataaaagtattcctgaacctgtatatttccaaaatcttaaaaagataatcccattctaccatattgaacgcctttttggcgtcaagtgagatggccgcgaccggagtctgatcattcgccactgaccacataatattgatgaaatgcctaattttatcagaagagctgcggccctgaataaaccccatctgatttatatgtataagagatgtcataactttacttattcGGTTAGCCagaagttttgacaatatttttacatctagctggatcagggaaattggatggtaactcttacactcgcttggatctttgtcctttttaagaatcagactgatccgggcttgtgtaatggttggcggaagctttccattctttaatgattccatataaacttctaacaaaaatggagccaattctgtagcataagatctaaaaaattcagtggcaaaaccatctggccccggagccttgcctgtaagtaaggccttgattacctcgccaatctcctccaagtttatctcagaatcaagataatttttttgctcattcgtcaatttagggagttataatggttccacaaagtttctaatgtcttcatcagtagacgaatattaatatcattattaatgtcaatggctgaggtaaatatcttaccaccagcagatttcactgagggaatggtagaaaaagactctctctgctttatatatctagccaaaggcttccctgctttgtcccccgactcaaaatatgtctatagtcttgccctgaatagccaaaactccaccttccatgacaaaatattattatatctgtatttcaatagggtcaattctctgaggccatcagatgaaattcagcacttcagctctgcctctgcacttttaatattcccttccaactccatgagttcccgtgctttgtattttttgatgaatgagacatactgtatgatccgacccctaagaaccaccttaagtgccttccaagccacgcccacagaggatactgaggtccagttggtctccatatagacactgatttcagcctttagcatttgttggaattcaggattttgcaaaagggatacatcaaagcgccaactatatgatttccttttcttcatatgtggcaacacctctaaactcaccagggtgtgatctgagactaaaatgtttccaactgagcaatcaacaacagatgaaatgagggacttagatataaaaaaaaaaaaaaaaattacaaaaaaaatttattctaaatgtatagtccctaccagatgggttgaatagtctccaaatatctgtaagaccaagatttttatacatcctgtgaagcctcagtgttgctctagggggcttacatgcttttgcttcattatgatcaaggactgagtccatcaaaagattaaagtttcctcccagtattatataatgaggggtgccaatggcttgcaacatcccttcaagatctataaaaagccctgatcatcagcgttaggtgtgtaaatattagccaaaattaacctttgcatctgaatttctgctaaaacaataatgactcatcctaatttatttttactctgtttgagacatttgaatttagaTGTTTAATCATCAGTGtattgactcccctgctcttacttgagccagcactaaagaaaacatgcccaccccatatcatcctaaatttttcagcttccttcggggaaagatgcatttcttgaagaaacactatataatatttcttatgtttaagaaaagatataaccttccttctttttatggggtgccccaacccattcatattccacatggagagagacaacccactcatattaacatttgacattttgacatattagaaaaaatagattgtgtgtcaaaaacaaaatcataaagaccacattccaacattagagcaacaaacaaaccctgaactttcaccagaaaaaaaaaaaaaacagaaaaaagaaaaacatgcgcattaacagCACCAattggcatccatccctctaaactcaaacagtccatgtatgcctacgagagcccccgtgacaactgtgccgttggattgctcgggtccagtgtttctataaaaattttgtgagacagaattacacaacagaaaataatctataaaacaaactccagccaatatgaggcataagcacaaagaacgtgtagattcatccacataactgtcccgaaggtgtgttcctccacaaaacaaactccagccgctagcagaaccagcacaaaaaacaaacaacaaaaaaggctgtcagtttcctcgggcagtcaaacaaatgttcagtgagccggctgttacatgagtgtaactcatgccctaatcactctaatgagttgcaagaaatattccacaaaacaaactccatccaataggaggcataagcacaaagaacgtgcatatacatccacaaactgtcccgaaggagtgttattccacaaaacaaactccagccgctagacggaaTCAACACAAAGAAGGCGTCCAGtttcctcagatgatcaagtgaatgttcagagagtcaggtccactcggctgtatcgagagcatcacacaataacttactcattccattgactttataaagacatcgcttgctgtgggcatgtaaatattttgcggccatccttagtagctattctcaatttggccgggaacatcagtgcaaaagcgaccttccattgatgtaagagtttcttgcattccttgaattgatcacgtttctctcttgtcgaattcgcaaattcTAGgagcaagaaaatgctgtggttcttccaagaaagccttcctttactcctcacctcgcgtaacacaagatctttattggatgatctcagaaatttggccagaattgatcggggcctgtctccctccacggatctctGAACCGGAGCTCTGTGagttcgctcgatttccagcttatggcctgttatgttgagcatactcgggaagagcccgtctcgcagtttcaccatatctctgccttcttcgttctcaggaattccaacaattcagacattgtttcaccggttacgattctcaaggtcttccaacttttcccaaatgcgttccaagtccaccttggtcgctagcaaaTTAGCAGCTAATTTTCTCTCCGATGACTTCAGataatccgtttctcaacatctgacactcttgtaaccaacttagagaatttcgtctccatggcagtgatcgatcgacgtattacagcaagatcctccaagtcagcaacgaccttcaccagcattgccgacatgctcgacagttgactctgaatctctcccgccgcaccaaccaaactgagtccctggtctgcggccgtgtcaggggtgtcagcttgagcacgtaagtgtcttttaatgtctccagagcccaaggattttgaattaatTGATATATTGTCTTCATAGTACAGTTATGGACCAGGGTTtattgaatctcactggtttatgacacaaaaagtattaaaaacgagcaaagtgcgcagagctcgcagttcacacgtccgaccctcgcatggtgccacgcgactcctcctgtctccactcttaatatttcctttaatactgtcACATCATGTCATTCTTATGTTttccccaaggactcttattttgaaaagtctCAAGTCTTGAAAAGTTTTAAGTTTTGTATTTTCCTCTCATTTCTGTCTTCCTGTTCTGTGCCCTaattgtatcccaggtgttcctcatctcCTTGTTATTCCATGTGTATGTATACCCTCTTGTTCTTTGCTTttgtgtcagttcttgtttgtatgttagtgcATTATTAGCCAGCATATTGCTGTAGTGTTTGTGTTTCCTTCTTCCTTGAATATCTACCTTCATAGTTGTATtctcttcttttgtttattattaaagtaaaGTATCTTCCCTTCAGAAACCCTGACAAAAGAACCGACCAAAGAAAATGGATCCAGCAGATCTAATTGAGAGACTTTCCCAAGGGTCCACTCCTGCGGGGGAGTACTGCCTCAAATTTTGGAATCTGGATGCCCAACTGAACTGGAATGAGAGATCCCTCAGAGCTATTTTATGGTTTGGACTCAGTGGCCGTGTGAGGAAGTTGGTCCCTTTGGATTGTGACTGCTCCTAGCTCCAGTGGTCCTGGAGACGCCCTCGATGGAGGCCCTTCTTCTTATAGCTCCAGTGGTTCTGGAGACCCCCTtgacagaggcccctctgctcctagctccGTTGGTTCTGGAGAATCCCTAGACGGAGGCGCTTTTGCTTCCCgctcctcctccagcagctccgcccGCTTCTcctcttccacggctccgcccactcctTCTCCTGAGACtcttcctcctgcggctccgcttagtgcaaagaagatgctttttgttgcaatTTACACAGTGCAAATAGTCTCTGTCATTTTAGGGTACAATGAAGCTAAAGGCCCCgcagggtaaaaggcactttttattttataccaaaacactaaacagcagcaaaaaaacagcacagtactttccttaacacctgtttgttacTATGCAcagcaaaatattcctgattcaGGAGATCATTGTGTGCACTGTCTAAAGATTGATTGAGgtaattttatctaatatttacttttttaaatgttgcaaatgtatgaaCCTAATGAGAATTCctgaaattattacatttattttttgacaaaatactttaattttcagttttgttcaaggtcattaaatcaacaGTATTTTGTCACATTCAGAAGGAAGGATAAGcgtgatgcacccacgtcaataacagacagacatagagcacaagtgtctggatcccgacacagacccaAACCGatccagacaggaagtcaggatccagacaccttGCTCCCGTCATGAAATAAGACGGACCCCGAAGAGCACATGgtagggaatacaaccgaaactgcgtgctcacacaaagacagacaacaaaacacaagacagacatgggacgataatgccacggtcctgtcactctgtcagtctgagtttttgtctgacaggaccgtgacattatCATGAcaattttaataactgtccaataagtgaaaggatattaTTTGGGATAAAAAGctccccctgttgcaggggctaaatgcCCCCATAAAGCACATAggttttcttaagtggggcgaatagatttgttataaatcacattgactgatccaatcacaatggaaattaatttgtttatataatacttgagatgttatgaaatgccaaatgtgaaaaatggttaacccttttctgaagtggttattttaaataactattatcttaatttgttactcaaaaaagcatcttgctgtctcaaaagtatttgcctaagttgacaaattttgccctataactattgtccctatatttacacagTATCACTGtaacgggttcaggatgggcaaggaggcgggaaccggcagaacagtcaacagaacattaataacataactgaacttaaaacaaacagacatgcacacgcacgcacacacacagcggccgcgtgtgtgtctctctctctcccgaactggcatttccggctcccctttatctctgtCTCCCGTTGATTAGTTGTCTCAGCACCAGTCGTCCACCCTCACAggctggccacgccctcctcctcgtcacaatcactttaaaccccctgtGGGCCTTTTACCTCATATGTGGGGTAAAATGCTCCCTTGCCACCTTTTAATTGAATTTTAATCAATGAATTTGAATTTTAATcaatgaattttaatcaaaacaatgtTATAACAATCtgttatttttacaataaagAGATGAAAAAATGAAGACACCATATCAGCAGccaaataaaagctgttttatcctacatgaagagggtcccctcatgggggctgccatgttaggatcacaagAACAGCCAGATACTACTCACTTAATGTCAGTAACGATTttgtaattggacactttcactcctgGATTAAATTAGCTATAGCTGACTGTGAAAAGTAAATTTttacaatggcactggtaactaaaaactattgcgttaaaatgatgcttcatccatgcctctaggtgtcagtgtaagtacaaGTCcgaaacaacataaacaaaacatttctaagCATTTAGCAAAAACATAAACTAAAGGTGAAAAATGttaattttcaataaatgttttaatgttgtgacattTTTTATGCCAGTGCACCAAAAGCACATGGTATACACATGGCATAAATGTTACACATTTGCTTTTaacgacactatcggttaggtttaggtttagggaagggaggtcagttttgttcatttaaaactcgatagagaacTAACCTCAAAAACCTCTTCTGTTTTGAAGAACTTTTAACTTGCATTTAGCACCACAGTTGCAATACTGCCATGATACATGTATGGAAACAcgttatataatttataaatatgtaacaaCATCATAATTGGTTTTTGCCTAAATTTACTGAGAACATTTTTGCTCTCACTTGAGCTGTTTGAGTCTGGTCaaatttacataattttattaaataaatatggaaaacaTGCATATTACAATTACATCATTAttagaaacaaacacaaagtcaTCAAATATGCATTACCCCTTAAGCTTTAAGCCTTAATTCAGGAATGTTGTTATGCCAATTTCTGTAAAATTTCAATGatctttatttacagtatatccgTTTTTTCTTAAACTTTTACACATTAAATGATTAACCGGTTTAGCATTGAACAATTAACAATAACATTCTGAATATCTTCTCAGTTCCTAACTAAGTCCTTTATAAACACAATAAGAGCTAGGAGGGCACATAAAACTAGGATGGTACCCATAGTTATGGCAGAATAGAAAGTCTTATCAGTGGTCATGGGTACCTTTCCTTGGCCATGTTTGCCTGCAGGGTTCATTGTGGTAGATTTGGTTTGACATTTGCCTGTACAAGGTGATAATGACTTGTGTGACTGCATTGTCAACTTGTGAAATGCTTTAGTAGACAATCTCTCTGGTGAAATGGTGTTTGTGCTTAAACCATTTAAGGTGGTGGTCAAAAGACTTGGGGACCTGAAAGATGTAAATCTATTTGATTTAATTGTAGTTTTTGTAAATAATGTGCTTTTACCAGTTAATTGTTTTCCATCTGTAATTTCTTTTGTACCAGTGGTAATTGCAGTCATACTTGGATGTTTGATATTGGTTGCCCCATTGATTGTAGTTGGACTGTATGACGTTGTTTTAGCTTGTGTAGATTCCTTTGGTCTGGCTGTGGTTGCTTCCCTTGTTTCATCGTTAGATGGCTCTGTTTGTACTGTTTTTAGATTTTTTGGGACTGTGCCTGGTGCCATTATTCCTTCTGTGTTTATATTAGCAAAATCTGCAATTGCTGTAATGGTTTCAGTTATAGTTGCTGTTGTCCTCAATGCAGACTCTGATCCAGCTTTTGTTGATGCTTTATTTTCAGCTATTATTATTGATGTAGTAATTCTATTGGTAATTGATTTTGTTGCTCCATCAGTAATTGGTTCTGCTATTGGAGTTGCACCCCTGATTTTTGCTGTATTTACACTTGTCGCTACAGTTCCATCCTTAGATGTCCCTGATTCTTGTTTTGGTTGTATGATGCTTACTTCTGTTGGTTTTCCAAATATTGTCGCATCTGTTCCACTTTTATGTGTTGGTACAAAATCAATATCACTTCTCTCAGTTTTGGGGGTTGTTTCTTCAACTGCATGTGTTAATGTTTCCaccgtgattatttgatctatttCTGTACAGGAAGTTACTGTTTCACCTGGGGTTGTTTCTGTTGTAACCGGTACTCTCTTTGTGGTCTCAGTTGTTGAAACTGCTCTTGTGGTTGTGTCTATGGAAGGAGCTGTAATTGTTGATGTTTTGAATGTTGTTGTTTCTGATTTTGTAGCTGTTGTTATTGCCATGGTTGTGCCTGGTGTCTCTAGCCTTTCAGCTTTTTTTGTTGTAGATAAAATGAGTGTCttaactttctctttctctgcagTCTCGGACGAGGTGGATGTTTCTCCAGCTGTAGTTTCAACTGACCCAGCTGCATTCACGGCTGCTGTCTCAGCTGTTGTTTGCAAAGAGGGTTCAGCTATAGCAATGGTAGATGATGCTCTTGATACCACAGATGATCCAGATGTTTGTGCCTTCAGCATGTTTAATTCACCTTTAGTCATAGGTAATGTACCTGCTAAAGTTGTCATTTCTGTTTGAGTTGCATCTGAGCATACTGTTGATGGAATTATTGAAAACTTCCTTCTAATTGGAGATCTTTCAAAcctagaaaaataaaatattatgtttattgGGGTAATAACACCTTACATATGAAAACCAAAAATAAATTTATTGATTGTGTTTCTCTCATTAAATTAAATTGGCAATCTTATAGACACCCTTAATAGACTATCACATTTCTTTTGTGTGGTTTAGGTTTAAAGGACTAGATTTTTACTTGTCCATCCAAGATGCCAGCAGACCAGTTACACAGATCACCCCTGCATAAAGATGGGAGACATAAATGGACCAGTAAGCAGAACAAGGTAGTGATTGATCTTTGATAACCTTTGATAACCCATCGGTTttcataattaaagggatagttcacccaaaaatgaaaattcacatttactcaccctcatgccatccctgatgtgtatgactttctttcttatacttaacacaaacaaatatttttaaaaaatatctcagctctcttggATTAATGTGAAAGCGAATATGAaatggagattaatagtaaaaagaacttaaaaatgtatctgcttcttacccacacctatcatatcgcttctgaagactggagtcttatggattacttttatgcagcctttatgtgatttttggagctataaaagtctagccaccattcacctgcattgtatggacttacacagctgaaatgttcttctaaaaatctttgtttgtgttcagaagaagaaagaaagtcatacacactctGGGATAgattgagagtgagtaaattatgcgagaattttcattttttgggtgaattttcccTTTAATTTTGTCTCATTTTTAACTAGCCATGGCTAGATATTAGATCATGTTCTCACTCTTAGGTCTAGAACATTCATATTCAGATATCAGATCAGCTATTaggttaatatttattatttttaatcacaGTCAATGATATGTGGCTCAGTTCAAAGATGCTTCATTGCCCCAAAGCTTCAGACAAGATAGCAAAGTGGCATAGTGACTGCCAAGACTAAACCCCACATCAGCTCAGAAATGATCTTATTGATTTCATGTCTTATattcaggatttaaaaaaatatatgttctgCTGTGCTGTACATTTTGCTTTGATCCTCTAATTTATAATGAGCAGAGCACATGTGAAACCACCAACCTGCAGTGATGACTAGCACACAGACATATTTAGGAACCatcttgtctctctctctgtatttgtGTGACCTGAGTGacacaaacaacaaaaatgaaaatacaaccaCACAGCATCCATAactttcagtgtgtgtgtttttttttgtttgttcatctAGACTAATCCTTTGGCAACATCACCGCTAACATCACACACAGAAGCGGTGGCAGAAACCGTGCAGAAACAGTAAACTTTTGTCAGATTccattgttgaaaaatgattttgAGGGCTCTCGTAGACGGTTGTGGCATTAagtcatcaacagagctgactggactgaggagataatTTCAACTCACAGCTTTGCAACAAACATTTATAGCGAACATTATTACAGGTACTgtatgttattaactcatatcattataataattgtataactaatacatttgtgtgtatatgatggttttgtgtcatacttttgtTTAATCGTCTAATCTGTCAAAACCAACAAACAGATTgctggctttctgccaccacttactgcgcatgtgCTGAAATTTTTGTAAACAGTGGGACTGGTCTATTTGATAGTGCTGTTacactttcattcattttcttgcaaatttacactcactgagcactttattaggtacacctgtacacctaattattcatgcgcttatgtaatcagccaatcgtgtagcagcagtgcaatgcataaaatcatgcagataggggttagaagcttcagtttatgttcacatcaaccatcagaatgtgattcagcaaaatg
Encoded proteins:
- the LOC127427940 gene encoding mucin-5AC-like, with product MAITTATKSETTTFKTSTITAPSIDTTTRAVSTTETTKRVPVTTETTPGETVTSCTEIDQIITVETLTHAVEETTPKTERSDIDFVPTHKSGTDATIFGKPTEVSIIQPKQESGTSKDGTVATSVNTAKIRGATPIAEPITDGATKSITNRITTSIIIAENKASTKAGSESALRTTATITETITAIADFANINTEGIMAPGTVPKNLKTVQTEPSNDETREATTARPKESTQAKTTSYSPTTINGATNIKHPSMTAITTGTKEITDGKQLTGKSTLFTKTTIKSNRFTSFRSPSLLTTTLNGLSTNTISPERLSTKAFHKLTMQSHKSLSPCTGKCQTKSTTMNPAGKHGQGKVPMTTDKTFYSAITMGTILVLCALLALIVFIKDLVRN